Below is a window of Halolamina sp. CBA1230 DNA.
TGGGGCACGACGGGGCAAAGAGCTACGGGAAGGCGATCCTCCCCGCACCTTCTTCGGGGCGGGGCTCCGAGCGGCGGTATGTCCATCGACGCCGACGCCGAACGCGAGATCGCCCGGCTCTGTCGCCGGATCGTCCGCGACGAGAACCTCCCCGGACTCAGCGTCGCCGTCACCGACGCCGACGACACCCTGTTCGCCGAGGGGTTCGGCTCCCGGGATCTCGCGGGGAACCGCCCCGCCACCCCGGAGACGCTGTACGGGATCGCCTCCTGCACGAAATCGTTCGCCGGCGTCGCGCTGCTCCAGCTGGCCGAGAGCGGGATCTGCGACCTCGACGACCGCGTCTCGGCGTACACCGACGTCTCGTTCGACGAGCCCGAACCCACGCTGCACCACCTGCTGACCCACTCCTCGGGGCTCCCCTCGCTGGGGGTGAGCGAGACGCTGCTCGCGCGCCGACTGCGCCTTCCCGCGCCGAACGTGGCGCTGGGCGACGAGGAAGATTTCCACGCCCACGTGAACGCCGCCGAGGCCGAGCGAACGGATCCGCCGGGCGAGCGCTTCGCCTACTGCAACACGGGCTATGCGCTGCTGGGCGAGACCGTCGAGTCGCTGACCGGCAAACCGTTCGACGAGTACGTTAGCGAGCACGTGTTCGAGCCGCTGGGGATGGCGCGCTCGACGTTCGACGACCACGAGTTCTCGATGGCCGACGACCACATGACTCAGTACCGCCAGACCGACGACGGGCTGATGGCCTCCTCGCTCCCGACCCGCGAGATCGGGCAGGCGGCCGGCGGCATCCTCTCCTCGGTGTCGGAGATGGCGAAGTACCTCCGGCTCCAACTGAACGACGGGGAGGCCGAGGGCGCGGAACTGCTCGACGCGAACACGCTCGCGCGGGCACACGAGGGGTACGTCGACGTGCCGGGCCGCTCCACGGGCCGCGAAGGGCCGGACCGCACCTACGGCTACGGCTGGTTCCGGGACGAGGAGTTCCTCGGCGACCGGACCCTCCTCGGCCACTCGGGGTCGATCACCGTCTCCTCGGCGTACCAGGGGTTCCTCCCGGACGAACAGCTGGGCGTCGCGCTGGCCGCGAACACCTCGCCGGCGTTCCCGCTGGGCGTCGTCGGCGAGGGCGTGCTCGCGGCGGCGCTGGGCGAGGACCCCGCAGAGTCGGTGCCGTTCTTCCGCCTGCGCCGGCGTCACAGTCGACTCGCGGGCGAGTACACGGCGTACGAGGGCGTGATGAGCGCGACCGTCGAGCGCGACGGGGCCTCGCTTCGGGTCGATTTCGACCACCCGCTGAAGGACGGGGAGGCGGTGCTGTTCCCGGCGGAGCCCGACGAAACGGGGAGTCAGCGCGCCGATACGGTGTACCAGTACGAGACGGTCGACTCGGCGGGGCGACGTGAGCCAGCCGAGTTTCGGGTGGAGGACGGAGAGGTGTCGCTGCTGATCGATCGCTGGCGGCTGCGGGAAGCGCGCTGATCCACGACGTACCGAAGTTCTGTATCGCTGTATCCAGTTTACTCTCAGTCCCGGACGTCTAAGTACCTGCCAGCCCAGACGCACAACGATGGCCCAGCGATCCCTCGCTCTCCCCGGAAACGACGGTCTCCGGACCCTCCTCGTCTCGGCTGTCGGGTTCGCGGTGCTGGCCTGGCTGACGGAGTTCTCACTGGACGCGATGGTCCCCCTCGCGGTGCTGTTCGGGACGGTCGGCCTCCACAACTACCTCGACGATCGGTACGATCTGCCCGAGGGAACGGAGTGGATCGCCTACGGCGGCAGCGTCGTCGTCCTCGGGAGCTACTTCGCCGTCCGCAGTGCGGTCGCCCCGGGCGCTGCCTTCGCGGTCGTCGGTGGGTGGTTCGTGCTCGACGGTGCGGCGACGGTGCGCGCGGGGGCCGGCCGTGAGCCACACGAGTACGCCGCCGACCTCGACGGGGCGAGCAACAGCGAAGCAATGCTCCGGATACAGGTGCTCGGGTCGGTCCACGAAGAACTGCGGGAACGCGGCGAGCCAGGAACAGCGAGTGAGGTCGCCGACGCGCTCGGTCTCGCCGAGGGACGGGCGGCGTCGGCGCTCGACTACCTCGAAACGCGGGGGCAGGTCGAGCGTGTCGACGGCGGCGGCTACCGGGCGGTCGAGCCGCGCTGGGGGAAGGTCCAGCCGGCCGCGTCGTTCCTGCGGTGGCTGCCGCGACGGCTCTCCCGCCCGTTCCGGCTACTCCTCGGCTGACTCCACCACTACGTCCCCGACCATCCCCATGCCCTCGTGGGGTTCACAGACGTAGTGGTACTCGCCGGGCACCTCGAACGTGAACTCGTAGGTGTGGCCGGAGTGGTGGATCTCGGGTTCCCCCTCCCAGTTCGCGTCCGCCGGCTGATCCCGGACGGCGACGTTGTGGTTGGCCGAGCGCCAGGCCCAGCGGACGCGGGTCCCGACCTCGACGCGGAGCGGTTCGTTCGTCCCCGGCGAGAAGACGTTCCGGCCGTCCGGGCCGACCTCGACGACCGGTCCGTCGAAGCTCTCCGTCTCGGTCGTCGCGTCGCCACCCGAACAGCCCGCGAGGAGGGTCGCCGACGCGATCGCTGCGGTGCCGCGGCGGAGGAACGCACGGCGGGAGTTGCGCATACGCGAGCGTGGGCAGGCGCGAAGGAACTGCCTTCCGATCCCGGAGCGCGAAACGTTTAGGCCGGGGAGCAGTCTACTGACGGGTAGCGAATGGAACTCATCGTCACCGAGAAGGACAACGCGGCCCGTCGCATCGCGGAGATCCTCAGCGACGGCACCGCCGACGCCGAGCGGGTCAACGGCGTCAACGTCTACGGCTGGGGGGGCAAACGGGTGATCGGCCTCTCGGGCCACGTCGTCGGCGTCGACTTCCCGCCGGAGTACGACGACTGGCGGGACGTCGAACCCCACGAACTCATCGAGGCGCCGATCGAGACCGAGCCCACCCAGGAGGCCATCGTCGCCGCCCTCCGCCGGCTCTCCCGTGACGCCGACCGCGTGATCATCGCGACCGACTACGACCGCGAGGGCGAACTCATCGGGAAGGAGGCGTTCGACATCGTGCGCGGCGTCGACGAGTCGGTCCCCATCGAGCGCGCCCGCTTCTCCTCCATCACCGAGAACGAGGTGCAGGAGGCGTTCGCGAACCCGGGCGACCTCGACTTCGATCTCGCGGCGGCGGGGGAAGCCCGCCAGACTGTGGATCTGGTGTGGGGCGCCGCACTCACGCGGTTCCTCTCGCTCTCCGCAGGTCAGCTCGGCGAGGACTTCATCTCCGTCGGTCGCGTCCAGGGGCCGACGCTGAAGCTGCTGGTCGACCGCGAACGCGAGATCCAGGCGTTCGACCCCGACGACTACTGGGAGCTGTTCGCCGACCTCACCAAGGACGGCGGCTCGGGGTTCGAGGCGCAGTACTTCTACCTCGACGACGACGGCAACGAAGCCCGGCGCATCTGGGACGAGTCCGCCGCCGAGAACGCCCACGAGGCGCTTTCCGCCGCGTCGGCGGCCGCCGTCGAGGAGGTGAACCGCCGGACGCGAACCGACGAGCCGCCGGCGCCGTTCAACACCACGCAGTTCATCCGCGCCGCGAGTTCGCTCGGCTACTCCGCCCAACGTGCGATGAGCATCGCCGAGGACCTCTACACCGCCGGCTACATCACCTACCCGCGGACCGACAACACGGTCTACCCGGACGATCTCGACCCCGAGGAGCTGCTCGAAGCGTTCTCGGAGACGTTCTTCGGCGACAGCGTCGAGGAGCTGTTGGAGCAAGAGGCGATCGAGCCCACCGAGGGCGACGAGGAGACGACCGACCACCCGCCGATCCACCCGACCGGCGAGATGCCGACCGATCTCGACGACGACGAGTGGGAAGTGTACGAACTGGTCGTGCGGCGCTTCTTCGCGACCTGTGCGCCGTCGGCGACATGGGAGCACCTGCGCGTCGTCGCCGGTGTGGAGAGCGAGGTGAGCCTTCCGTCGGGCGGCGAGCGCGGCCTCTCGCTGAAGGCCAACGGGAAGCGCCTGCTCGAGGAGGGGTACCACTCGGTCTACCCCTACTCCTCGGCCGACGAGACGGTCGTGCCGGACGTCGAGCGCGACGAAGAGCTGGCGGTCAGCGACGTCCACCTCGACGCCAAGGAAACCCAACCGCCGCGGCGCTACGGCCAGTCGCGGCTGATCGAGACGATGGAGGAGATGGGGGTTGGGACGAAATGTCTGACTGAGGATACAGAGGTGCTCGTTCGGAGCGGAAACGACATCAAGCGCCGGAAGATCAGTGCGGTTTTCGAGGACGAACAGGTCGTCCTCGCCGACGGTGATACGGAAATCGCAACGACCAGTGGTGCACCGAAAACCATCTCTGTCGAGGAGGCGACAGACCGAGCCATCGAAGCCGAGGGAACGCTTGTCAGCAAGCGTGAACTCGGTCCGGACGAAGAGGTGGTACGCCTCCGTACGGCGAACAGTTCGTTCTCGGTCACGTCGGACCACCCGCTGTACGTACGGAACGAAGGGACACAGATCGTTCAAGCTGGGGAGGTAGAACCCGGTGACAAACTACTGAGCATCCGTCCCACGACCGACCAGACCGAATCAGACAGCCTCGATCCGGTACTGACGTGGGAAACGTTCGCGGCGGAGTCCGACCGATGGACGAAGCTCTACGGGACCGACTCCAACGACGCTCTCGCGGAAACGCGAGCGAAAACCGGGCAAACCCAGCGAGAACTTGCGGACCAACTCGACATCGACAGGGCGGAGATCAGTGCATGGGAGAACAGCTACCGGGACGTTCCAGTGTGGGTTCTGGGCCGAACC
It encodes the following:
- a CDS encoding serine hydrolase, coding for MSIDADAEREIARLCRRIVRDENLPGLSVAVTDADDTLFAEGFGSRDLAGNRPATPETLYGIASCTKSFAGVALLQLAESGICDLDDRVSAYTDVSFDEPEPTLHHLLTHSSGLPSLGVSETLLARRLRLPAPNVALGDEEDFHAHVNAAEAERTDPPGERFAYCNTGYALLGETVESLTGKPFDEYVSEHVFEPLGMARSTFDDHEFSMADDHMTQYRQTDDGLMASSLPTREIGQAAGGILSSVSEMAKYLRLQLNDGEAEGAELLDANTLARAHEGYVDVPGRSTGREGPDRTYGYGWFRDEEFLGDRTLLGHSGSITVSSAYQGFLPDEQLGVALAANTSPAFPLGVVGEGVLAAALGEDPAESVPFFRLRRRHSRLAGEYTAYEGVMSATVERDGASLRVDFDHPLKDGEAVLFPAEPDETGSQRADTVYQYETVDSAGRREPAEFRVEDGEVSLLIDRWRLREAR
- a CDS encoding plastocyanin/azurin family copper-binding protein encodes the protein MRNSRRAFLRRGTAAIASATLLAGCSGGDATTETESFDGPVVEVGPDGRNVFSPGTNEPLRVEVGTRVRWAWRSANHNVAVRDQPADANWEGEPEIHHSGHTYEFTFEVPGEYHYVCEPHEGMGMVGDVVVESAEE